In Candidatus Defluviilinea proxima, a single genomic region encodes these proteins:
- a CDS encoding winged helix-turn-helix transcriptional regulator: protein MPPFPVVLEKPASKTIDVSLVPTQNIFSSMFLLAKEGDGTPGVHDWVAKTQARMKKKELENHQLAMIGFFFALIPDENGITFPAYLVRLENTDPIAIKDKLLNAYATISLENKQPESVDWDQVLASRETYIAFLEERFGKDHVDIKLERRAYDLVMDPPALKDFLVTHLNWLWENYLAPEWKRVQPMVQESVRAFKNFDLTSMTRIEAAKFVTGQELDESRWCKKLDTAERIVFVPNPHIGPYNHVEQVGDTLYITFGARQPEGTGERIPELDRNEIVARLSALADDTRLHILQLATERGELRVQDIMEETNLSQPSVSRYLTQLTVTGYLQERRENGSKVYVLNEGRIEKTLKAVSAFLLRS, encoded by the coding sequence ATGCCACCCTTCCCAGTTGTCCTTGAAAAACCCGCGTCCAAAACAATTGACGTTTCTCTGGTGCCAACACAAAACATCTTTTCCAGCATGTTTCTTTTGGCAAAGGAAGGCGACGGTACGCCTGGCGTTCACGATTGGGTTGCTAAAACACAAGCGCGGATGAAGAAAAAGGAATTGGAAAATCATCAACTCGCAATGATCGGGTTCTTCTTTGCCCTGATCCCTGATGAAAATGGGATCACCTTCCCTGCCTATTTGGTGCGTCTCGAAAACACGGATCCGATTGCAATCAAGGACAAGTTACTGAATGCATATGCCACCATTTCGCTTGAAAACAAACAGCCAGAAAGCGTGGATTGGGATCAAGTCCTTGCGTCAAGAGAAACCTATATCGCATTCCTCGAAGAACGCTTTGGCAAAGATCATGTTGACATCAAGCTCGAAAGGCGTGCATATGATCTCGTAATGGACCCTCCTGCGCTAAAGGATTTTCTCGTCACTCACTTGAACTGGCTTTGGGAAAACTACCTTGCCCCCGAATGGAAACGCGTACAACCCATGGTGCAGGAATCGGTCCGCGCTTTCAAAAACTTTGACCTGACGAGCATGACTCGCATCGAAGCCGCCAAGTTTGTGACCGGCCAAGAACTGGATGAATCGCGTTGGTGCAAAAAGCTGGATACTGCGGAGCGCATCGTTTTTGTTCCTAACCCACATATTGGCCCCTACAATCATGTAGAGCAAGTTGGCGATACTTTGTATATTACGTTTGGGGCACGCCAACCCGAAGGGACCGGAGAACGCATCCCTGAACTTGACCGCAATGAGATCGTCGCGAGACTCTCAGCACTGGCCGATGATACTCGCCTGCACATCCTTCAACTGGCAACAGAAAGAGGCGAGTTACGTGTACAGGACATCATGGAAGAGACGAACCTGAGCCAGCCAAGCGTCTCACGTTATCTGACCCAACTCACGGTCACAGGTTATTTACAAGAAAGGAGAGAAAACGGATCAAAAGTTTATGTCTTGAACGAAGGTCGTATTGAGAAGACACTCAAGGCCGTCAGCGCCTTTTTATTGAGAAGTTAG
- a CDS encoding LysM peptidoglycan-binding domain-containing protein produces MLQENNPQKTKVCPTCGTRLSENATRCLVCGTELTAKAAPKSKKVETGMQASRMPEITLSLPVALAALVIILLVGAAVVYFVLGSGVTGTTITEPTAVGTPTNTPTITPIPTDTPTLTPIPTETPLPPIEYQVKAGDTCNGLAYFFSVSVQSIVVLNNLPSSCIISEGKVLKIPYPTATPAPPPTDVPNEATQTAQACEKAFYTVQENDSLSAIAATYNVSQDAIKFYNGLSSDNVFIGSTIVIPLCERFATPGPTPTATLPPPYQAPNLLLPADGAAFTLANDVVTLQWASIGTLRDNEAYQVTIEDVTSGEGLRLTEYVKDTKYIVPKSFRPNDNLAHVIRWWVSTVRQNGVDEQGKPVYDSAGAFSDKRVFTWVGVAVEGTPKP; encoded by the coding sequence ATGCTTCAAGAAAATAACCCACAAAAAACAAAGGTCTGCCCTACATGCGGAACACGCTTGAGCGAGAATGCTACACGCTGTCTCGTATGCGGCACAGAACTGACGGCGAAAGCCGCTCCAAAATCGAAGAAAGTTGAAACAGGTATGCAGGCAAGCCGCATGCCTGAAATTACGCTCAGCTTACCCGTGGCTCTCGCGGCGCTTGTGATCATTCTATTGGTCGGCGCAGCAGTGGTTTACTTTGTCTTGGGGTCTGGTGTCACTGGCACTACGATCACGGAACCCACGGCCGTAGGGACACCCACAAACACTCCTACCATCACGCCCATTCCAACCGACACCCCAACGCTCACACCTATTCCAACCGAAACGCCTCTACCGCCTATTGAATACCAAGTTAAAGCGGGAGATACCTGCAACGGCCTCGCTTACTTCTTTAGTGTTTCAGTGCAAAGTATTGTCGTGCTCAACAACCTGCCATCGAGTTGTATCATTTCTGAAGGCAAAGTACTGAAAATTCCGTACCCAACAGCCACGCCTGCACCGCCTCCAACAGATGTCCCTAACGAGGCTACACAAACTGCACAGGCTTGTGAAAAAGCTTTTTACACAGTTCAAGAAAATGATTCGCTTTCTGCGATTGCGGCAACTTACAATGTTTCGCAGGATGCAATCAAGTTTTACAACGGTCTCTCATCCGATAATGTTTTTATTGGATCAACGATCGTCATCCCACTATGTGAACGATTTGCCACACCAGGCCCCACCCCCACAGCGACTCTTCCGCCTCCCTATCAGGCCCCGAACCTGCTTCTGCCTGCGGACGGCGCGGCCTTCACCCTTGCCAACGATGTGGTCACATTGCAATGGGCGTCCATTGGCACATTACGAGACAACGAAGCCTATCAGGTAACAATTGAAGATGTGACATCTGGCGAAGGCTTGCGCTTAACAGAATATGTGAAAGACACAAAATACATTGTCCCCAAATCCTTCCGCCCGAATGATAATTTGGCTCATGTGATCCGCTGGTGGGTCAGCACGGTGCGCCAAAACGGTGTGGACGAGCAAGGGAAACCAGTGTACGACTCGGCTGGCGCATTCAGTGATAAGCGCGTGTTCACTTGGGTCGGAGTAGCCGTCGAGGGTACACCCAAGCCATAG
- a CDS encoding SUMF1/EgtB/PvdO family nonheme iron enzyme has product MARIEKTVFISYRRKDISWALAVYQYLTSQKYDVFFDYTSIPSGDFEQIIVSNIKARAHFVLILTPTSLDRCSNPGDWLRREIETAIDEKRNIIPLFFDGFSFGSPTAVEKLTGKLSTINRYNGLDIPSGYFMEGMERLRGRYLNIALDAVLHPVSDEVQKVVKEEQIAANKAVLLEQKEKEIKKHAHVEIVEKIREEKLPRESLAKVNSQRDVSGELNNAKKGQATHEAKVKQPLKETGVVKPESNRQVMKKIPLWGVGLMAFVIFALIIWGALSLPASPESTQTPLSESTQTLSATQTPVISLATKTPIPVTSTATIVPMPAFEIGSTLTGEDGATLLYVPAGEFIMGDDDHPNAQPVHKVKLDAFWIDQTEVTIKQYVACVSDNGCKPPAETKSYNRSDYYGNAQFNDYPVIYVSWENANAYCAWSKRRLPTEAEWEKAARGVDGWTYPWGNNPPNNSLLNYNEKIGDTTEVFRYPDGRSVYGAYDMAGNVWEWVSDWYQSDYYSTLEDGVSNPKGPSSGDGRVVRSSSYYMDKYHVSITERNNWNPMSPSYGLGFRCAMNASE; this is encoded by the coding sequence ATGGCGCGCATTGAAAAGACAGTCTTCATCAGTTATCGTCGCAAGGACATCTCTTGGGCATTGGCGGTGTATCAATATTTGACTAGCCAGAAATATGATGTTTTTTTTGACTATACCAGTATCCCAAGCGGAGACTTTGAACAAATCATTGTCAGCAACATCAAGGCACGTGCTCATTTTGTTTTGATATTGACTCCAACTTCATTGGATCGTTGTAGCAACCCGGGCGATTGGCTGAGACGTGAAATCGAAACAGCAATTGATGAAAAGCGTAACATTATCCCGTTGTTTTTCGATGGTTTTAGTTTTGGCTCACCAACTGCCGTTGAAAAATTAACAGGGAAACTATCAACGATCAATCGCTACAATGGCTTGGATATCCCTTCTGGTTATTTCATGGAAGGCATGGAGAGATTACGCGGCCGTTATTTGAACATTGCATTGGATGCCGTATTACATCCAGTCTCTGATGAAGTGCAAAAAGTGGTTAAGGAAGAGCAGATAGCAGCTAATAAAGCAGTATTGTTAGAACAAAAAGAAAAAGAAATTAAAAAACATGCTCATGTTGAAATAGTTGAGAAGATTAGGGAAGAAAAACTTCCACGCGAAAGCCTTGCGAAGGTTAATTCCCAACGTGATGTTAGTGGGGAGTTGAACAATGCAAAGAAGGGACAAGCCACTCACGAGGCGAAAGTCAAGCAACCCTTAAAAGAAACCGGCGTAGTAAAGCCTGAATCCAACAGGCAAGTAATGAAGAAGATTCCGTTATGGGGTGTTGGATTGATGGCCTTTGTTATTTTTGCGTTGATTATTTGGGGTGCCTTATCACTTCCTGCTTCTCCCGAGTCGACGCAAACCCCTTTGTCTGAGTCGACTCAAACATTGTCAGCCACGCAGACACCTGTTATTAGCCTGGCGACAAAAACACCTATACCAGTAACAAGCACGGCAACCATTGTTCCAATGCCAGCCTTTGAAATTGGCTCAACCTTGACTGGTGAAGACGGCGCAACTCTCCTTTACGTGCCAGCGGGCGAATTTATAATGGGAGACGACGATCATCCAAATGCGCAGCCTGTTCACAAGGTAAAACTGGATGCTTTCTGGATTGACCAAACTGAAGTAACGATAAAACAGTATGTAGCGTGTGTTTCTGATAATGGTTGTAAGCCGCCAGCCGAGACCAAATCCTACAATCGTTCTGATTATTATGGTAATGCTCAGTTTAATGATTATCCCGTTATATACGTTTCTTGGGAAAACGCAAATGCCTATTGTGCATGGTCAAAACGTAGGTTGCCCACTGAGGCAGAATGGGAAAAAGCTGCGCGCGGTGTTGATGGATGGACTTATCCGTGGGGTAATAACCCGCCAAATAATAGTTTATTGAATTACAACGAAAAAATTGGTGATACGACTGAGGTTTTTAGATATCCTGATGGACGCAGTGTGTATGGCGCGTATGATATGGCTGGTAATGTTTGGGAATGGGTGAGTGATTGGTATCAAAGTGACTACTATTCCACACTTGAGGATGGTGTCTCTAATCCTAAGGGACCCTCCAGTGGTGATGGTCGAGTAGTGCGCAGCAGTTCATATTATATGGATAAATATCATGTCAGTATTACCGAGCGTAATAATTGGAATCCCATGTCGCCCAGTTACGGTTTGGGATTCCGCTGTGCCATGAACGCTTCTGAATAA
- a CDS encoding MFS transporter, with protein MNTLLERTKKTYNEYPRAFWIYNVIVFIDRLGGFMLYPFFALYLTQKYDIGMATVGILFAVFSVSGMAGSALGGAIADRMGRKTVIIASLILSSISALGMGFAPTLAVFVAVVVVVGTLSSIGGPAHEAVVADLLPPDKRAEGYGIIRVVFNVAVIIAPPIAGLLIAHSYLTLFVVDAVISVIAASIVLFALPETKPEAHPDAKPESMKQTFAGYGRVFKDTPFLAFVGVSVMMTLVYMNMNSTLGVFLRDQRGLPEFRYSLLLSINAIIVVFLQFWTTRRLEKFKPLNMMAAGAFLYAIGFAMYGFANSFVFFIVAMVVITIGEMVVTPFQQSIVANFAPEDMRGRYMAVSGLTWSIAFTVGPYFAGLILDGSNPNLLWILCGFIGTLSTIGFIVLNKVHHSPAPLIEPEPAATD; from the coding sequence ATGAATACCTTGCTTGAGAGAACCAAGAAAACTTATAACGAATATCCGCGCGCATTCTGGATATATAACGTCATCGTGTTCATAGATCGACTCGGTGGCTTCATGCTCTACCCATTCTTTGCGCTTTACCTTACCCAAAAATACGATATCGGTATGGCGACAGTGGGCATACTCTTTGCTGTATTCTCTGTTTCAGGCATGGCAGGTTCCGCGCTGGGAGGTGCCATCGCAGACCGCATGGGACGCAAAACTGTCATCATCGCCAGCTTGATCCTTTCTTCGATCAGCGCTCTGGGAATGGGATTCGCTCCCACATTGGCGGTCTTCGTCGCAGTCGTGGTGGTGGTCGGCACACTGAGCAGTATCGGAGGTCCAGCGCATGAAGCGGTTGTAGCAGACCTACTTCCGCCCGATAAACGTGCAGAGGGCTACGGCATCATCCGTGTGGTGTTCAATGTAGCCGTCATCATTGCCCCGCCCATCGCAGGCTTGCTCATCGCACATTCCTATCTCACCCTGTTCGTTGTGGATGCGGTCATCAGCGTTATCGCAGCTAGCATTGTGCTCTTTGCACTGCCCGAAACCAAACCAGAAGCGCATCCTGATGCAAAACCTGAATCAATGAAACAGACCTTTGCAGGGTACGGCCGTGTATTCAAGGATACTCCCTTCCTTGCCTTCGTCGGCGTAAGCGTGATGATGACCCTCGTCTACATGAACATGAACTCCACTTTAGGTGTGTTCCTGCGTGACCAACGTGGTCTGCCTGAGTTCCGCTACAGTTTACTTCTCAGCATCAACGCCATCATCGTTGTTTTCCTCCAGTTCTGGACCACGCGCCGACTCGAAAAATTCAAGCCACTGAACATGATGGCCGCAGGCGCATTCCTTTATGCGATCGGGTTCGCCATGTACGGTTTTGCCAATAGCTTCGTGTTTTTTATCGTAGCCATGGTCGTTATCACGATCGGCGAAATGGTCGTGACGCCGTTCCAGCAATCTATCGTTGCGAACTTTGCCCCTGAAGATATGCGCGGGCGCTACATGGCCGTCTCCGGGCTTACGTGGAGCATCGCATTTACGGTCGGTCCCTATTTCGCTGGGCTGATCCTCGATGGCTCCAACCCCAATCTACTTTGGATCCTTTGCGGGTTTATTGGAACGTTATCCACAATCGGATTTATCGTTCTCAACAAAGTTCATCACTCCCCCGCTCCTTTGATCGAACCTGAGCCAGCCGCAACGGATTAA
- a CDS encoding ABC-F family ATP-binding cassette domain-containing protein, with protein MISITVSNASLILGAHAIFRDLSWEIQHDQKIGLIGPNGAGKSSLFKLITGEHAPEKGGTVIRAKGVTVGYLPQHPEFDPSRTALSLALDGNPRIKEIDLELLRLEEKLGEPEVYNNPKALERTLESQQKLLDELESLGGLNYESRVRELLRGLGLPESDFEKPVSALSGGQKKLIGLAQLLLLRPSVLLLDEPDNHLDMPGKAYLEKLIVEYPGAVAIISHDRYILDAVTTHIAEIEDGKITTFIGNYTEYIIDKEERLARQEELYQIQQREIGRLEMALKRYKVWVVFNDKFATRIHAMEARIDRIEKIDRPILERRKMDLALNGWRGSNQVLEFDSVTKEFSHRKVLNNITFLIRHGERVGLIGANGAGKSVMLRLILGEEHPTLGEIKIGPSVKVGYYAQEHETLDFDKSVIDTVRLYGNMNEGRAVSLLTRYLFTYQQATQKVGSLSGGERSRLQLALLVLSGANFLLLDEPTNNLDIASAEVLENALEEFNGTVLVISHDRYFLDRTVSRIFELKDSKVTEYVGGYSDYAAKAEVNLFGAKQAKT; from the coding sequence ATGATCTCGATCACAGTTTCAAACGCAAGCCTTATCCTTGGCGCGCACGCCATCTTTCGCGACCTCAGTTGGGAGATCCAGCACGATCAGAAGATCGGCCTCATCGGTCCGAACGGCGCAGGCAAATCATCGCTGTTCAAATTGATCACGGGCGAACACGCCCCCGAAAAAGGCGGGACGGTCATCCGTGCCAAGGGTGTGACGGTCGGATATCTGCCACAACATCCCGAATTCGACCCCAGCCGAACTGCCTTATCTCTTGCGCTGGATGGAAATCCACGCATCAAAGAAATTGACCTAGAACTGCTTCGCCTCGAAGAAAAGTTGGGGGAGCCTGAAGTCTACAACAACCCAAAAGCTCTCGAGCGGACTCTTGAGTCCCAGCAAAAACTTTTGGACGAACTCGAATCCCTTGGCGGGCTGAACTACGAGTCACGTGTTCGCGAGTTACTGCGCGGACTAGGCCTGCCCGAATCCGATTTCGAGAAACCTGTCAGCGCATTGAGCGGTGGACAAAAAAAACTAATCGGGCTGGCACAGCTGCTGTTGTTGCGTCCATCAGTGTTGCTATTGGACGAACCCGATAATCACCTTGATATGCCCGGCAAGGCGTATCTTGAAAAGCTCATCGTCGAGTACCCCGGAGCGGTCGCCATCATTTCACATGACCGTTACATCCTTGATGCGGTCACCACACACATTGCCGAGATCGAAGACGGCAAGATCACAACCTTTATCGGCAACTACACCGAATACATCATCGACAAGGAAGAACGACTCGCGCGGCAGGAAGAGTTGTATCAGATCCAACAACGCGAGATCGGACGATTGGAAATGGCGTTGAAGCGGTATAAAGTGTGGGTCGTATTTAACGATAAATTTGCGACACGCATCCACGCCATGGAGGCGCGTATTGACCGTATCGAAAAGATCGACCGCCCCATACTCGAACGCCGCAAAATGGACTTGGCTCTCAACGGCTGGCGCGGGTCGAATCAGGTTTTGGAATTTGATTCTGTGACGAAAGAATTTTCCCACCGAAAAGTATTGAATAACATCACATTCTTGATTCGGCATGGCGAACGTGTGGGGTTGATCGGTGCAAATGGCGCGGGTAAATCTGTGATGTTGCGTTTGATTCTTGGCGAAGAACACCCCACTCTCGGTGAGATCAAGATCGGACCTAGTGTAAAGGTCGGTTACTACGCGCAAGAGCATGAGACTCTGGATTTTGATAAATCCGTGATCGATACGGTCCGATTGTATGGGAACATGAACGAAGGTCGAGCCGTCTCATTACTAACCCGCTATCTATTCACCTACCAACAAGCAACTCAAAAAGTCGGGTCGCTTTCAGGTGGTGAACGGAGTCGTCTGCAATTAGCTTTACTCGTTCTATCAGGAGCAAACTTCTTGTTACTCGATGAACCAACAAACAACCTCGATATTGCATCTGCAGAAGTGTTAGAGAACGCGCTCGAAGAATTTAACGGGACCGTTCTCGTCATTTCGCATGACCGCTACTTTTTGGATCGAACCGTCAGCCGCATTTTTGAGTTGAAAGACTCAAAGGTCACTGAATATGTCGGCGGATATAGCGATTATGCGGCCAAGGCTGAGGTCAATTTGTTCGGAGCGAAGCAGGCTAAAACATAG
- a CDS encoding class I SAM-dependent methyltransferase, giving the protein MDIRSYNREAWNREVEGGESRWTKPFDSEIIARARKGEFSILLTENIPVPRRWFPPLHGADVLCLASGGGQQGPVLAAAGANVTVFDNSPAQLKQDQLVAEREALLIRTVEGDAADLSMFADESFDLVFNPCSTVFMQDVRAVWKECSRVLRPGGILMTGSMNPIHYIFDLFKMDEGVLEVTHQIPYSDLTSLPKEDLDEQLEKGLPVEFGHSLTDLLGGQMDVGLVVTDMFEDYMIESPLHNYHPSYIATRSVKSK; this is encoded by the coding sequence ATGGACATCCGCTCGTACAATCGCGAAGCATGGAATCGCGAAGTGGAAGGCGGCGAAAGCCGTTGGACAAAGCCCTTTGATTCTGAAATCATTGCCAGGGCACGAAAAGGCGAGTTCAGTATATTGCTCACAGAAAATATCCCTGTGCCACGCCGATGGTTTCCTCCGCTTCACGGCGCAGACGTGCTATGTCTGGCATCGGGCGGCGGCCAACAGGGACCTGTCCTTGCGGCGGCTGGCGCGAATGTGACAGTCTTCGACAATTCCCCAGCCCAATTGAAACAGGATCAGCTTGTGGCTGAGAGAGAAGCGTTGCTGATTCGGACAGTGGAAGGCGACGCGGCAGATCTATCCATGTTCGCAGACGAGTCGTTCGATCTGGTATTCAATCCCTGCTCCACAGTTTTTATGCAAGACGTCCGTGCTGTTTGGAAGGAATGTTCCCGCGTTTTGCGTCCGGGCGGAATTTTGATGACAGGTTCGATGAATCCCATTCACTATATTTTCGATTTGTTCAAAATGGATGAAGGCGTTCTTGAAGTCACGCATCAGATCCCCTATTCAGATTTGACAAGCCTGCCCAAAGAAGATCTGGACGAACAACTTGAAAAGGGATTGCCTGTTGAATTTGGTCATTCCCTCACTGACCTACTCGGCGGTCAAATGGATGTGGGGTTGGTCGTCACAGATATGTTCGAAGATTACATGATCGAATCCCCCCTGCATAATTATCACCCCAGCTATATCGCAACGAGATCTGTCAAAAGTAAGTGA
- a CDS encoding beta-glucosidase has translation MANKIIFPDNFLWGAATASYQIEGAWNKHGKGESTWDRFTHTPGNIRNNDTGDVADDHYNRWKKDIALMKKIGLKAYRFSISWPRVLPAGRGKVNQKGLDFYSKLVDGLLEAGITPFVTLNHWDIPQVLEDEGGWPVRSTAEAFVDYANVVSRALGDRVTKWITHNEPAVVAWMGYESGIHAPGTKDYSKATRAAHHLLISHGWAIPVIKRNSPNVEVGITLNIGWKAAASNSAMDMKLARESDGKWFRWFADPVYGYGYPSDMVEAFTRQGALPNGLDFVQQGDMDVIATPTEFIGLNYYARQLSRANDPDNNPQTVFSKPKTPENWTEMGWENYPDGLTGVLGRVYFHYQPLKIYVTENGASYSTPPDENGNVPDEFRTQYLRTHFTASHRAIQAGVPLAGYFVWSLMDNFEWSFGYSQRFGIVWVDYETQKRILKDSAKWYKGVIKKNGF, from the coding sequence ATGGCAAACAAGATCATCTTCCCTGACAATTTTCTCTGGGGTGCGGCAACAGCCTCGTACCAGATCGAGGGAGCATGGAACAAGCACGGCAAGGGGGAATCCACATGGGATCGATTCACTCACACACCTGGAAATATTCGTAACAACGATACGGGCGATGTAGCGGACGACCATTACAATCGTTGGAAAAAAGATATCGCCTTGATGAAGAAGATCGGGTTGAAAGCGTATCGCTTTTCGATCTCGTGGCCTCGTGTTCTGCCTGCTGGGCGTGGCAAGGTCAATCAAAAGGGACTCGACTTTTACAGCAAACTGGTAGATGGCCTGCTTGAAGCAGGTATTACGCCTTTCGTTACGCTCAATCATTGGGATATTCCACAGGTACTCGAAGACGAAGGCGGCTGGCCTGTCCGTTCAACAGCGGAAGCTTTTGTAGATTACGCCAATGTAGTTTCTCGTGCGCTTGGTGACCGTGTCACGAAGTGGATCACACATAACGAGCCTGCTGTCGTCGCATGGATGGGATACGAGTCAGGCATCCATGCACCAGGCACGAAAGACTACTCTAAAGCAACCCGTGCCGCGCATCACTTGTTGATTTCTCATGGATGGGCGATTCCTGTCATCAAGCGCAATAGTCCGAATGTGGAAGTGGGCATAACACTTAACATCGGCTGGAAGGCGGCGGCGTCCAATAGCGCGATGGACATGAAACTCGCTCGTGAAAGTGACGGCAAATGGTTCCGCTGGTTTGCGGATCCTGTATATGGGTATGGATACCCATCCGATATGGTTGAAGCTTTTACCAGGCAGGGAGCGCTTCCCAATGGACTTGATTTCGTACAACAAGGCGATATGGATGTGATTGCCACGCCAACAGAATTTATTGGGCTAAATTACTATGCTCGACAACTGTCTCGTGCGAATGACCCTGATAATAACCCGCAAACTGTTTTTTCCAAACCGAAGACTCCAGAGAATTGGACGGAGATGGGTTGGGAAAATTACCCTGATGGGCTAACGGGTGTGCTTGGCAGGGTCTATTTCCATTACCAGCCTCTCAAAATTTATGTCACCGAGAATGGGGCAAGCTACTCAACACCACCCGATGAAAACGGCAATGTGCCAGACGAATTCCGCACGCAATATTTGCGTACTCATTTCACCGCATCGCATCGTGCCATTCAGGCGGGAGTTCCACTAGCGGGTTATTTTGTCTGGTCACTGATGGATAACTTCGAATGGTCGTTTGGTTATAGCCAACGCTTTGGCATTGTGTGGGTGGATTATGAAACGCAGAAACGCATATTGAAAGACAGCGCCAAATGGTATAAAGGCGTCATCAAGAAGAACGGGTTTTAG
- the typA gene encoding translational GTPase TypA produces MQIERTDLRNIAIIAHVDHGKTTLVDGLLRQSHTFRDNQHVEERVMDSNDLERERGITILAKNTAITLNDPSTGKPIKINIVDTPGHADFGGEVERVMNMVDGVLLLVDAAEGPMPQTRFVLKKALSMGHKAIVVINKVDRKDAEPARVLNETFDLFIELGASEEQADFPVIYAVGIDQRAGLTPELGPDLQPLFDVILKHIPAPKVDSDAPLQLLVTMLGYDDYRGVTAIGRVFAGTIKANQKLARLTVDGRNLPEQAKYLYTFQGLNKVEIQSATAGDIVSLVGLNEIGIGETLADPTNPVALPTIKVEEPTVRMTFGVNTSPFAGTEGKWGTSRKLRERLYDELRTNVALRVEDTESAENFLVSGRGELHLGILIETMRREGYEFQVSRPEVIYHKAEDGALLEPFEEVHIETSNETVGAVVEMLGVRRGLMQEMHDEGQGMTRMVFIAPTRGLLGFRYQFLTSTRGAGVMHTIFHGYDEMAGPMSTRTTGSLVAWEAGDSTAYALKNAEDRGTLFIGPGVKVYEGMVIGENTRGQDMPINVCKKKHLTNIRSAGADMEIRLTPPRRMSLDEAIEYLSDDELLEITPESYRIRKRILKTDERGKQTKKIKEQMGEE; encoded by the coding sequence ATGCAAATCGAACGAACCGATCTCCGAAACATCGCCATCATCGCGCACGTTGACCACGGCAAGACCACGCTCGTAGATGGTCTCTTGCGCCAATCGCACACCTTCCGTGATAACCAGCACGTCGAAGAACGCGTCATGGATTCTAACGACCTCGAACGCGAGCGCGGTATCACCATCCTTGCCAAGAACACCGCTATCACGCTCAACGACCCCAGCACTGGCAAGCCCATCAAGATCAACATCGTGGATACGCCCGGACATGCCGACTTTGGCGGCGAGGTTGAGCGCGTTATGAACATGGTGGACGGCGTGCTCCTGCTCGTGGATGCCGCTGAAGGTCCCATGCCGCAGACCCGTTTCGTTCTCAAGAAGGCCCTCTCGATGGGTCACAAGGCCATCGTTGTCATCAACAAAGTGGATCGCAAAGATGCTGAGCCTGCCCGCGTGCTCAATGAGACTTTTGACCTCTTCATCGAACTTGGCGCTTCCGAAGAACAAGCGGATTTCCCCGTCATTTACGCTGTGGGAATTGACCAACGCGCCGGGCTGACCCCGGAGTTGGGCCCTGACCTTCAGCCTCTCTTTGACGTGATCCTTAAACACATCCCTGCGCCCAAAGTGGATTCTGACGCACCCCTGCAATTGCTTGTCACCATGCTCGGGTATGATGACTACCGCGGTGTCACTGCCATTGGACGTGTCTTCGCTGGTACGATCAAGGCCAACCAGAAACTTGCACGCTTGACTGTGGACGGTCGTAACCTCCCAGAACAAGCTAAATATCTATATACCTTCCAAGGCTTGAACAAAGTTGAAATTCAGTCAGCCACTGCTGGCGATATCGTTTCGCTCGTTGGTTTGAACGAGATCGGCATCGGCGAAACACTTGCCGACCCTACCAATCCTGTTGCGCTTCCCACTATCAAAGTGGAAGAGCCCACGGTCCGTATGACGTTTGGGGTGAATACCTCTCCGTTTGCAGGCACCGAAGGCAAGTGGGGCACATCGCGTAAACTGCGCGAACGCCTTTACGATGAACTCCGCACCAACGTTGCTCTGCGCGTGGAAGATACCGAATCCGCTGAAAACTTTTTGGTCTCCGGGCGCGGTGAGTTGCATCTCGGCATTCTCATCGAAACCATGCGACGTGAAGGATACGAATTTCAAGTCTCCCGCCCTGAAGTGATCTATCACAAAGCGGAAGACGGCGCGTTACTCGAACCCTTTGAAGAAGTCCACATTGAAACCAGCAACGAGACCGTCGGTGCTGTGGTGGAAATGCTTGGAGTGAGACGAGGCCTCATGCAGGAGATGCATGACGAAGGTCAAGGAATGACGCGCATGGTCTTCATCGCACCGACACGCGGCTTGCTCGGCTTCCGTTATCAGTTCCTCACATCCACCCGTGGCGCAGGCGTTATGCACACCATCTTCCACGGCTATGATGAAATGGCTGGTCCCATGTCCACACGCACGACCGGCTCGTTGGTAGCGTGGGAAGCAGGCGACTCCACTGCGTATGCGTTGAAGAACGCGGAAGATCGCGGCACGCTGTTCATTGGCCCAGGCGTCAAAGTGTATGAAGGCATGGTCATCGGCGAAAACACGCGCGGACAAGATATGCCCATCAACGTCTGCAAAAAGAAGCACCTGACCAACATCCGTTCAGCGGGTGCTGACATGGAAATTCGCCTCACACCGCCCCGGCGCATGTCTCTTGATGAAGCGATCGAGTATCTCTCTGACGATGAATTGCTCGAGATCACGCCCGAGTCGTATCGTATTCGCAAGCGCATTCTTAAGACCGATGAACGTGGTAAGCAGACTAAGAAGATCAAGGAGCAAATGGGGGAAGAATAG